The following proteins are co-located in the Desulfurococcus amylolyticus Z-533 genome:
- a CDS encoding NAD(+)/NADH kinase, giving the protein MYPVSSVHIVYKPTRECIEIARKYSGVFRERGVSVEISTVDDVSPRFILNKDIVVSIGGDGTMLRISMMLQDEKSIPLILPHPCGRRNNFYEESMPEIPVVVERIFKGDFVIHTYPRGRLCIKGGCIDFLNEVAVVNKDMGRVVGFRISVASPGIHSTYEFEGDGLIVSTVPGSAGYNLSAGGPLITGDSEELIITHLNPMQLGMPSIIVPAYASIIEASSRGYAILYIDGDKLKLLDKGETVRITGSTSYLKLIRFSTVYERIRTVLSRRRIVY; this is encoded by the coding sequence ATGTACCCTGTTTCATCGGTTCACATAGTCTATAAGCCGACCCGAGAGTGTATTGAGATAGCTAGGAAGTATAGTGGTGTTTTCAGGGAGAGAGGTGTAAGTGTCGAGATCTCAACCGTTGATGATGTAAGCCCTAGGTTCATCCTTAACAAGGATATTGTTGTAAGCATTGGTGGTGATGGAACGATGTTGAGGATATCTATGATGCTTCAAGATGAGAAGAGCATTCCATTGATATTGCCTCATCCATGTGGCAGGAGGAATAATTTCTATGAGGAATCTATGCCAGAGATACCTGTAGTGGTTGAAAGGATATTCAAAGGAGACTTCGTTATACATACATATCCAAGGGGCAGGCTCTGCATAAAGGGCGGGTGTATCGACTTCCTGAATGAAGTAGCAGTAGTGAACAAGGATATGGGTAGAGTCGTGGGGTTCAGGATCTCGGTTGCATCGCCTGGCATACATTCCACATATGAATTTGAAGGAGATGGGTTAATCGTGAGCACGGTACCAGGTTCAGCGGGGTATAATTTATCTGCCGGCGGACCATTGATCACCGGGGATTCCGAGGAGTTGATTATAACTCATTTAAACCCTATGCAGCTGGGTATGCCTTCAATAATCGTACCGGCTTATGCCAGTATCATAGAGGCCTCTTCAAGAGGCTATGCTATACTCTATATCGATGGAGATAAATTAAAGCTACTTGATAAAGGAGAAACTGTGAGAATCACAGGTAGTACAAGCTATCTTAAATTAATCAGGTTCAGCACCGTGTATGAGCGGATAAGAACCGTGTTGAGTAGGAGGAGAATTGTCTACTAG
- a CDS encoding class I SAM-dependent methyltransferase: MEQGTSVLCISIDKHLAEPVIRRLREKDLINADYLITRINGNVIIPVKTLEGLNELLSNTRYYIIQCNPPPSRRKYVTRVPSYDLVGDAAIIRENVLGFMSGDEVVKELRSIHPNIRAIYVKEETVDKYRIPKLRLLWGEHIDTVVVKEYGLLFKVSLGKVYYNPRLGEEHHRIALMVRNGELVVDLFTGIGGFPIHISSLKAARIIANDLNPEAYRLLCENILLNHRRLRGGIIPLNLDAREIIDYLDIHGKADRVIANLPRWSLEFTKVYNAVLKPGGILHLYILTYDREASVIELGSKLPGWSIQGSKLVLEYAPRAGIYRFDLVKPKDI; the protein is encoded by the coding sequence ATGGAGCAGGGAACCAGCGTCCTCTGTATAAGCATTGATAAACACCTAGCTGAGCCGGTGATCAGGAGGCTCAGGGAGAAGGACTTGATTAACGCGGATTATCTTATAACTAGAATCAATGGCAATGTTATAATACCTGTGAAAACGCTGGAAGGCTTGAACGAGTTGCTCAGTAATACTCGATACTACATCATACAGTGTAATCCGCCGCCAAGCCGGAGAAAATATGTTACACGGGTACCATCATACGATCTCGTAGGGGATGCAGCCATTATCAGAGAAAACGTGCTGGGCTTTATGAGTGGAGATGAAGTAGTCAAGGAGCTGAGAAGCATTCATCCAAATATTAGAGCCATATATGTTAAAGAAGAGACGGTGGATAAATACAGGATACCTAAGCTGAGACTCCTATGGGGCGAGCACATTGATACTGTAGTGGTAAAGGAGTACGGGCTCTTGTTCAAGGTTTCCCTGGGGAAAGTATACTATAACCCAAGGCTCGGGGAGGAGCATCATAGAATAGCGTTGATGGTTAGAAATGGGGAGCTAGTCGTGGATCTCTTCACAGGTATTGGAGGATTCCCCATACATATATCATCCCTTAAAGCAGCGAGGATTATAGCGAATGATCTCAATCCAGAGGCATATAGGCTTCTCTGTGAAAACATATTATTGAACCATAGGAGGTTAAGGGGCGGCATTATACCATTGAATCTAGATGCAAGGGAGATAATAGATTACCTGGATATACATGGTAAAGCCGATAGAGTGATTGCCAATCTACCGAGGTGGAGTCTGGAATTCACTAAGGTATATAATGCTGTTTTAAAGCCGGGTGGAATACTACATCTCTACATACTCACATATGACCGTGAAGCATCAGTAATCGAGCTGGGATCGAAGCTCCCGGGCTGGAGTATTCAAGGCTCTAAATTAGTCTTGGAGTACGCCCCTAGAGCCGGCATATATAGATTCGACCTCGTCAAGCCCAAGGACATATAA
- a CDS encoding DUF371 domain-containing protein, whose product MVEAEIVYARGHPRIKATHVTTLEISREEYLTERGDCIIGIGADRSPKDFSRVFKEALRRDGSILLAVIRVGGLVDIVLAQGSSGLIVDSPVKLIIRRSSFIEPATIGIKANKAARDIDRRIIQMLRDPGTVLELRLYVLGLDEVESIYAGSRGVLQD is encoded by the coding sequence ATGGTTGAAGCAGAGATTGTATATGCTAGGGGACATCCCAGGATTAAGGCTACTCATGTTACAACCCTTGAAATCAGTAGGGAGGAGTATTTAACTGAGAGAGGGGATTGTATAATAGGTATAGGGGCTGATAGATCCCCTAAGGATTTCTCTAGGGTATTTAAAGAGGCTTTAAGAAGGGATGGCTCTATCTTACTTGCAGTAATCAGGGTTGGAGGTCTCGTAGACATTGTTCTGGCACAGGGTAGTAGTGGACTCATAGTGGATAGCCCAGTTAAACTGATTATAAGGAGAAGTAGCTTCATTGAGCCAGCCACGATAGGTATTAAAGCCAATAAGGCGGCAAGGGATATAGATAGAAGAATCATCCAGATGCTGCGGGATCCTGGCACAGTGCTAGAGTTAAGGTTATATGTCCTTGGGCTTGACGAGGTCGAATCTATATATGCCGGCTCTAGGGGCGTACTCCAAGACTAA
- a CDS encoding protein-L-isoaspartate O-methyltransferase gives MSGLEEQKRLIIEELHSLGYLKSEKVIKALLKVPRELFLPPHLREYAYVDTPLPIGFGQTISAIHMVAIMTEELDPAPGDRVLEVGTGSGYQAAVLAEIVARSGEGKKGHVYTIERIPELAEYARKRLEEAGYSSDVTVIVGDGTLGLPEKAPFDKIIVTAAAPYVPNPLIEQLAEGGRLVIPVGDVYLQRLLTVEKYGSSITKRYGIECVFVPLIGKYGWHTDSTY, from the coding sequence TTGTCCGGTTTAGAAGAACAAAAACGACTCATTATTGAAGAACTGCACTCACTAGGCTATCTGAAAAGCGAGAAAGTCATAAAAGCCCTTCTCAAAGTTCCCAGGGAGCTCTTTCTACCTCCACATCTAAGGGAGTACGCCTATGTTGATACACCTCTCCCAATAGGTTTCGGTCAAACCATAAGCGCGATACATATGGTAGCCATAATGACAGAGGAGTTGGACCCTGCCCCAGGCGATAGGGTTCTCGAGGTGGGAACCGGTTCAGGTTATCAGGCAGCTGTACTGGCAGAGATAGTTGCAAGGAGTGGTGAGGGGAAAAAAGGACATGTATACACTATAGAAAGGATCCCTGAGCTGGCCGAGTATGCTAGAAAGCGCCTTGAGGAAGCTGGTTATAGCAGTGATGTCACGGTGATAGTGGGTGATGGAACACTGGGGCTACCTGAGAAAGCACCATTCGATAAAATAATAGTCACAGCCGCCGCCCCCTATGTACCGAACCCATTAATAGAGCAGCTGGCTGAAGGAGGAAGATTAGTCATACCCGTAGGCGATGTATATCTCCAACGACTACTCACAGTAGAGAAGTACGGGAGTTCGATAACCAAGAGGTATGGAATAGAATGTGTGTTCGTACCGTTAATTGGTAAGTATGGATGGCATACTGATTCAACATATTGA
- the fen gene encoding flap endonuclease-1 encodes MGVDLKDIIPGEAKTVIEDLRILHGKIIVIDGYNALYQFLAAIRQPDGTPLMDNNGRITSHLSGLFYRTINIVEAGIKPVYVFDGKPPELKAREIERRKAVKEEAAKKYEEAVQSGDLELARRYAMMSAKLTEEMVRDAKSLLDAMGIPWVQAPAEGEAQAAYIVKKGDAYASASQDYDSLLFGSPKLVRNLTISGRRKLPRKNEYVEVKPELIELDKLLVQLGITLENLIDIGILLGTDYNPDGFEGIGPKKALQLVKAYGGIEKIPKPILKSPIEVDVIAIKKYFLQPQVTDNYRIEWHTPDPDAVKRILVDEHDFSIDRVSTALERYVKAFKENIRGEQKGLSKWFSKPK; translated from the coding sequence ATGGGAGTAGACTTAAAAGACATTATACCAGGCGAAGCTAAAACGGTTATCGAGGATCTCAGGATCCTACATGGCAAGATTATAGTGATAGATGGCTATAACGCATTATACCAGTTCCTAGCTGCAATCAGACAACCGGATGGGACCCCTCTAATGGATAACAACGGGAGGATCACGAGTCATTTAAGCGGTTTATTCTATAGAACCATAAATATCGTTGAGGCAGGGATAAAACCAGTCTACGTGTTTGATGGTAAACCCCCTGAATTGAAGGCGAGGGAGATAGAGAGGAGGAAAGCCGTTAAGGAGGAGGCAGCAAAGAAGTACGAGGAAGCCGTTCAATCCGGAGACCTCGAGCTCGCGAGGAGATACGCAATGATGTCGGCCAAGCTGACAGAGGAAATGGTGAGGGATGCTAAATCATTACTAGACGCAATGGGTATTCCATGGGTTCAAGCACCAGCGGAGGGCGAGGCTCAGGCAGCCTATATTGTTAAGAAGGGGGATGCCTATGCATCCGCCTCACAGGATTACGATAGCTTGCTATTCGGCTCCCCTAAGCTCGTTAGAAACCTGACCATAAGCGGTAGAAGAAAGCTACCGAGAAAAAACGAGTATGTTGAAGTAAAGCCGGAGCTCATAGAGCTCGACAAACTCCTTGTTCAGCTAGGTATAACCCTTGAGAACCTCATCGATATAGGTATACTCCTGGGGACAGATTACAATCCAGACGGCTTCGAAGGCATAGGCCCCAAGAAGGCTCTTCAACTAGTTAAGGCATACGGGGGAATCGAGAAGATACCGAAACCCATTTTGAAGTCGCCGATAGAAGTAGATGTTATAGCAATAAAGAAATACTTCCTTCAACCACAGGTAACAGACAACTACAGGATTGAATGGCATACCCCCGATCCCGATGCAGTGAAAAGAATATTGGTGGATGAACATGATTTCAGTATAGATAGAGTTAGCACAGCGCTTGAGAGATACGTGAAGGCCTTTAAAGAAAATATACGGGGAGAACAGAAAGGTCTCTCTAAATGGTTCAGTAAGCCGAAGTAG
- a CDS encoding helix-turn-helix transcriptional regulator, with protein sequence MTKYNPGYWRITPLFRAILEVLVSKPEGITESDLDEALKKKYGLVFAKSELYHTLMRLELTGLIQVEPVGREFFVKLSPRFNEYIK encoded by the coding sequence ATGACCAAGTATAATCCGGGATACTGGAGGATAACACCGCTCTTTAGAGCTATATTGGAGGTGCTGGTGTCTAAACCTGAAGGAATAACCGAAAGTGATCTCGACGAGGCATTAAAGAAGAAATATGGATTAGTCTTTGCTAAGTCAGAGCTGTATCATACATTGATGAGGCTTGAGCTAACTGGATTAATACAGGTTGAACCAGTTGGGAGGGAGTTCTTCGTGAAATTGTCTCCCAGGTTCAATGAGTATATAAAGTAA
- a CDS encoding CDC48 family AAA ATPase: MVRIVLKVLDADRRDYGKGIARLDPEVMEKYGIMDGDLLLIEGDMEAAALAGSGNTQDRGKGVIRLDPLLRHNARVEIGDIVVVEKVERRYAKVVKLAPTNYHALIEGYVLESIRSKLIGYPLMEDNEIQVVIADMPIPFKVISIKPRGPALVFDETEIYVFEEPVGEFPRVTFEDIGGLGNIIDKIREMIEIPLKYRKVFRKLGIEPPKGILLYGPPGTGKTLLAKALANEVNAYFVTINGPEIMSKYYGESEQRLREIFKLAKKKSRKNPAIIFIDEIDAIAPKRDEVVGEVERRVVAQLLALMDGLESRGNVIVIAATNRPNALDPALRRPGRFDREIEIPMPDKKGRLEILQIHTRRLRELGILSEDVDLNKLAEITHGYTGADLAALVKEAVLHAIRRQIPLDQPSEWPLPDALLTSIKITFEDFLFAYRSIVPSGLREIHVEVPDVRWSDIGGLEEVKRSLRENVELPLRYPEIYERYGIKPPRGVLLYGPPGCGKTLLAKAVATESGANFIAVKGPEIMSKWVGESERAIREIFRKARLYAPVVIFFDEIDAIASLRGIETDSGASERVVTQLITEMDGIQKLENVVVLAATNRPDLLDPALLRPGRFDKLIYVPPPDFNARLEILRIHTRSIPLSRDVNLVELARITEGYSGADLEAVVRETVMLALRGSPFIEMVERKHFMNALELVKPSINDAIIKFYIEWGNRARQTLPRHGIKPSIYT, encoded by the coding sequence TTGGTGAGAATAGTTTTAAAGGTCCTAGATGCTGATCGCAGGGATTATGGTAAGGGAATTGCCAGGCTCGACCCTGAGGTAATGGAGAAGTATGGTATAATGGATGGAGACCTATTACTCATCGAGGGTGATATGGAGGCTGCTGCGCTAGCTGGAAGCGGGAATACCCAGGATAGGGGTAAAGGCGTTATAAGGCTTGATCCATTGCTAAGACATAACGCTAGAGTTGAAATAGGGGATATAGTGGTAGTTGAGAAAGTAGAGCGTAGATACGCTAAAGTAGTAAAACTAGCACCCACAAACTATCATGCCTTGATCGAGGGTTATGTTTTAGAGAGTATAAGGAGTAAGTTGATAGGTTATCCCCTCATGGAGGACAATGAGATACAGGTCGTGATAGCTGATATGCCGATACCTTTCAAAGTAATCTCCATCAAGCCAAGAGGACCCGCACTAGTCTTTGATGAGACAGAGATATATGTCTTTGAAGAACCAGTAGGCGAGTTTCCTCGCGTCACCTTTGAGGATATAGGTGGGCTTGGAAACATAATAGACAAGATTAGAGAGATGATAGAGATACCATTGAAGTATAGAAAGGTATTCAGAAAACTTGGTATAGAGCCACCTAAGGGGATATTGCTCTACGGTCCACCAGGCACAGGTAAGACGCTGCTGGCTAAGGCTTTAGCTAACGAGGTTAACGCATACTTTGTAACTATTAATGGACCGGAGATAATGAGTAAGTACTATGGTGAATCCGAGCAACGATTACGCGAGATATTTAAGCTGGCTAAGAAGAAATCGAGGAAGAACCCGGCTATAATATTCATCGATGAAATAGATGCGATAGCGCCTAAGAGAGATGAAGTAGTCGGAGAAGTAGAGAGGAGAGTGGTAGCTCAGCTCCTCGCATTAATGGATGGGTTGGAGAGCAGGGGGAATGTAATAGTTATAGCGGCCACAAACAGGCCTAACGCGTTAGATCCAGCTCTCAGAAGGCCTGGAAGATTTGACAGGGAGATCGAGATACCTATGCCGGATAAAAAAGGCAGGCTCGAGATACTCCAGATACATACGCGGAGGCTCCGGGAACTCGGTATTCTCTCGGAGGATGTTGATCTAAATAAACTGGCTGAGATAACCCATGGATACACTGGTGCCGATCTAGCGGCATTGGTTAAGGAGGCAGTGCTCCATGCAATTAGGAGGCAGATACCACTTGATCAACCCAGTGAATGGCCATTACCCGATGCCCTACTCACATCTATTAAAATCACCTTCGAGGACTTCCTCTTTGCCTATAGGAGTATTGTACCAAGCGGCCTACGTGAAATACATGTTGAAGTACCAGATGTCAGGTGGAGTGATATCGGGGGGCTTGAGGAGGTTAAGAGGTCTCTTAGGGAAAACGTTGAGCTGCCATTGAGATACCCGGAGATATATGAGAGATACGGGATAAAGCCTCCAAGAGGCGTTTTATTATACGGACCTCCTGGATGCGGTAAAACCTTGCTTGCGAAGGCTGTTGCAACCGAGAGCGGGGCAAACTTCATAGCTGTCAAGGGTCCGGAGATAATGAGTAAATGGGTTGGAGAATCTGAGAGAGCTATTAGAGAGATATTTAGGAAGGCTAGGCTCTATGCTCCAGTGGTAATATTCTTCGATGAGATAGATGCGATAGCATCCCTGAGGGGTATTGAAACGGATTCGGGTGCCTCAGAAAGGGTAGTTACACAGTTAATAACCGAGATGGACGGTATACAGAAACTCGAAAACGTCGTCGTATTAGCTGCAACCAATAGGCCGGATCTCCTGGATCCAGCTTTACTGAGGCCTGGGAGATTCGATAAACTAATATATGTTCCACCCCCAGACTTCAATGCTAGGCTGGAAATACTTAGAATACATACTAGAAGTATACCTTTGAGCAGGGATGTTAACCTAGTTGAACTGGCCAGAATTACTGAGGGCTATAGTGGAGCCGATTTAGAGGCGGTTGTGAGGGAGACAGTTATGTTGGCGTTGAGGGGGTCTCCATTTATAGAGATGGTTGAGAGGAAGCATTTCATGAATGCTCTGGAGTTAGTGAAGCCAAGTATAAATGATGCAATAATAAAATTCTATATTGAGTGGGGTAATAGAGCAAGGCAAACGCTTCCAAGACACGGTATTAAACCCAGTATATACACGTAG
- a CDS encoding ABC transporter ATP-binding protein, producing MPSVRLENVVKRYGRIIAVNNVSLVINDGEFFTILGPSGCGKSTTLRLIAGLEFPDEGKIYIGDKDVTMTHPKDRDVAMVFQNYALYPHMTVFENIAFPLEVRRKELGLTREDINKMVVEMARFLSIDHLLDRRPSQLSGGQQQRVALARALVRKPKVWLLDEPLSNLDAKLRLLMRAELKKLQKTLGITTVYVTHDQVEAMTMSDRIAVMEGGRVRQIGTPDELYYRPANIFVAGFIGTPPINLVKGLFRVTNEEIKAVKGIGIIEPVKTRYLLELLGIRVPIDPTIGERIESKGVSEIVLGIRPQYVEIVEDNADKSLGDISGEVLVVEPTGTENIVTIKIREELIRAVSPARMKIQMGSVVTLKLDWSKALLFDSRTEDLIA from the coding sequence GTGCCTAGTGTTAGGCTGGAGAATGTGGTTAAAAGATATGGTAGGATTATCGCTGTAAATAATGTCTCCCTTGTGATCAACGACGGCGAGTTCTTCACTATTTTGGGGCCTTCGGGGTGCGGTAAATCAACGACGCTGAGACTCATAGCTGGCCTTGAATTCCCTGATGAGGGAAAAATATACATCGGGGACAAGGATGTAACGATGACGCATCCGAAGGATAGAGATGTAGCAATGGTTTTCCAGAACTATGCTTTATATCCTCATATGACGGTTTTCGAGAACATAGCTTTCCCACTAGAGGTGAGGAGGAAAGAGCTTGGGTTAACAAGGGAAGATATTAATAAAATGGTTGTTGAAATGGCTAGGTTCCTCAGCATAGATCATTTACTCGATAGAAGACCAAGCCAGTTATCAGGAGGCCAGCAACAAAGGGTTGCACTAGCCAGAGCACTGGTGAGAAAGCCAAAGGTCTGGTTACTTGACGAGCCTTTAAGTAATCTAGATGCCAAGTTAAGACTCTTGATGAGGGCTGAGCTGAAGAAGCTTCAGAAAACACTGGGTATAACCACGGTATACGTTACCCATGACCAGGTTGAGGCTATGACTATGTCTGACAGGATAGCAGTAATGGAGGGCGGCAGGGTTAGACAGATTGGTACGCCTGATGAGCTCTACTACAGGCCTGCTAATATATTTGTAGCAGGATTCATTGGCACGCCACCCATAAACCTGGTAAAAGGCTTATTCAGGGTTACCAACGAGGAGATCAAGGCTGTAAAAGGAATAGGGATAATAGAACCAGTTAAGACGAGGTATCTCCTAGAATTACTCGGTATAAGGGTACCCATAGACCCGACAATAGGTGAGAGGATAGAATCTAAGGGTGTATCCGAGATAGTACTTGGTATACGTCCACAGTACGTTGAAATAGTTGAGGATAATGCTGATAAATCCTTAGGTGATATAAGTGGCGAGGTCTTAGTGGTGGAGCCAACTGGTACAGAGAATATCGTGACTATTAAGATAAGAGAGGAGCTGATAAGGGCTGTGTCACCGGCAAGGATGAAGATACAGATGGGTTCAGTTGTAACGCTTAAGCTAGATTGGAGTAAAGCATTATTATTTGACTCGAGAACAGAGGACCTTATAGCATAA
- a CDS encoding transcription elongation factor has protein sequence MKYPLDRICVKSGVLCASCQRKVESGTVREDEIPVMRILMDLEEELKFLKKGEYVRSFRISNQVIVMLRNGFEPGEISELERELSQKLGDRVKVVIETGDVKRLIEQLIAPASLIGVNQVWLPSGSEMLNVRVSKRDRRILGRNREEYEKLLSSLLGVETRIIFE, from the coding sequence TTGAAGTACCCACTCGACAGGATATGTGTGAAGAGTGGCGTGCTCTGTGCCAGCTGCCAAAGGAAGGTGGAGTCAGGTACTGTCAGGGAAGATGAAATACCAGTGATGAGGATACTCATGGATCTAGAGGAAGAGTTAAAGTTTCTTAAGAAAGGAGAGTATGTCCGTTCCTTTAGGATCAGTAACCAGGTAATAGTAATGCTTAGAAACGGCTTTGAACCCGGCGAAATAAGCGAGCTGGAGAGAGAACTCTCACAGAAGCTGGGGGACAGGGTTAAAGTAGTTATTGAGACAGGCGACGTCAAGCGATTAATAGAACAACTAATTGCTCCAGCATCACTGATAGGCGTAAACCAGGTATGGCTACCAAGCGGCAGTGAAATGCTTAATGTTAGAGTATCAAAGAGAGATAGAAGGATATTAGGGAGAAACAGGGAGGAATACGAGAAACTATTATCAAGCCTGCTCGGTGTTGAAACCCGAATAATTTTTGAATAA
- the truD gene encoding tRNA pseudouridine(13) synthase TruD, with amino-acid sequence MDSDTGRIYPHPLDYVSGLKYSLTSLSVNHEYRITPSSFIVREVIDEGYLVKRVDLHGKEGYIVVRVVKRGLDTFEALRILSRKLDIPVDNIHFHGLKDKNATTTSYFYIKRLLVDERIFPIQGDKVVFEIAGYTRFKPGREIFKGNEFEVLIQGLDERQQEVMKRILELISRHGLPAYYGYQRFGVKRYNTHLLGKYVVKRRENYFSRILLDTMYPGEDLEAIVKRIRRDFTGFYYEGRYVRAGYNGLGLKNVLRALNEIIIDAYAGYLYNLLLNKIIEEKGFMDLDKEYPMPGCIESIELYSGIFSEEGLMLEEARSLPCYYRNGLFKPLNTRMSCAGDVCRLVFMLEPGLYATIVLRELFKEKLVLN; translated from the coding sequence ATGGATTCAGACACCGGGCGGATATATCCACATCCATTGGACTATGTATCCGGGTTGAAATATTCTTTAACAAGCCTCTCGGTGAATCATGAATATAGAATAACGCCTTCAAGCTTTATAGTCCGTGAAGTCATTGATGAAGGATACCTGGTTAAAAGAGTGGATCTCCATGGTAAGGAAGGATATATTGTTGTAAGGGTTGTAAAGAGAGGTCTTGATACCTTTGAGGCCCTAAGAATACTCTCGAGGAAGCTAGATATCCCGGTTGACAATATTCATTTCCATGGATTAAAGGATAAGAACGCGACTACCACTTCATACTTCTACATTAAGAGACTGCTGGTGGATGAGAGGATTTTCCCTATACAGGGAGACAAAGTGGTTTTCGAGATAGCTGGATACACGAGGTTTAAGCCGGGCAGGGAAATATTCAAGGGTAATGAGTTTGAAGTACTCATCCAAGGCCTTGATGAGCGTCAGCAAGAAGTCATGAAAAGGATCCTCGAGCTGATCAGTAGGCATGGGCTCCCGGCCTACTATGGATACCAGAGATTTGGTGTAAAGAGGTATAATACACATTTACTAGGTAAATACGTCGTAAAAAGACGTGAGAACTATTTCTCAAGAATTCTTCTTGATACCATGTATCCTGGGGAGGATTTGGAAGCCATAGTAAAAAGGATAAGGAGGGATTTCACCGGCTTCTACTATGAGGGTAGATATGTTAGGGCTGGATACAACGGCTTAGGGTTGAAGAATGTTCTCAGGGCTCTTAACGAGATAATTATTGATGCGTACGCCGGATACCTGTATAACTTATTACTCAATAAGATAATTGAGGAGAAGGGATTCATGGATCTCGATAAGGAATACCCTATGCCCGGCTGTATTGAAAGCATTGAATTATATAGTGGTATATTCAGCGAGGAAGGGCTCATGCTAGAGGAGGCGAGGAGTCTTCCCTGCTATTATAGGAATGGGTTGTTCAAACCGTTGAACACACGGATGTCTTGTGCTGGTGATGTATGTAGATTAGTGTTTATGTTGGAACCTGGGTTATACGCTACGATTGTACTGAGGGAGTTATTTAAGGAGAAGCTAGTCTTAAACTAG
- the pth2 gene encoding peptidyl-tRNA hydrolase Pth2 yields the protein MKQVIVVRSDLEMSKGKIAAQVAHASVIAAFEAYYNHREWFNEWWNSGQKKIVVKVRGEEELVKIYMEAISNGLPASIVRDAGLTELPPGTITAVAIGPAPDDRVDKLTGGLKLL from the coding sequence ATGAAACAGGTTATAGTGGTTAGAAGCGACCTGGAGATGAGTAAGGGTAAGATAGCTGCCCAGGTCGCCCATGCATCAGTTATAGCTGCGTTCGAAGCCTATTATAACCATAGAGAGTGGTTTAATGAGTGGTGGAATAGTGGGCAGAAGAAGATAGTTGTTAAGGTAAGAGGGGAGGAAGAGTTGGTGAAGATATATATGGAGGCAATATCTAATGGGTTACCTGCCTCAATAGTGAGGGATGCTGGGTTGACAGAGCTTCCCCCAGGCACAATAACGGCTGTAGCTATAGGTCCAGCGCCCGATGATAGGGTTGACAAGCTAACAGGTGGCTTAAAGCTTCTGTGA
- a CDS encoding zinc finger domain-containing protein → MSQYVLKQNEPGIRIEEAASPLICDSCHRLMEPGEYGVEFYCPNCGKVLIKRCKKCRKLVVEYTCPNCGFRGP, encoded by the coding sequence ATGTCGCAGTATGTGCTTAAGCAGAACGAGCCAGGGATAAGAATAGAGGAGGCAGCCTCTCCACTCATATGTGATAGCTGCCATAGGTTAATGGAGCCAGGCGAGTATGGTGTAGAATTCTACTGTCCAAACTGTGGAAAAGTATTAATTAAGAGATGTAAAAAATGTAGAAAACTAGTAGTCGAATATACTTGTCCAAACTGTGGATTCAGAGGTCCATGA
- a CDS encoding elongation factor 1-beta gives MAQVLVIVRVLPEDVETPLDELRKRIASALPEGYELKMWDEEPIAFGLKALRLAIIMPEQTEGGTETLENLISQVQGVSQVEVEYVNRLS, from the coding sequence ATGGCTCAGGTACTGGTAATAGTTAGAGTACTACCCGAAGACGTGGAGACACCACTGGATGAATTAAGGAAGAGAATAGCCAGCGCGCTCCCTGAGGGATACGAGTTAAAGATGTGGGATGAAGAGCCAATAGCGTTCGGGTTAAAGGCATTGAGGCTGGCAATAATAATGCCTGAGCAAACAGAGGGCGGTACTGAGACGCTTGAGAACCTTATAAGCCAGGTACAAGGAGTAAGCCAAGTCGAGGTTGAGTATGTGAATAGGTTGTCCTAG